A region of Myxococcus stipitatus DSM 14675 DNA encodes the following proteins:
- a CDS encoding ATP-binding protein — protein sequence MKFTILRLLTHSELGMFHEYRRSGREGSKQRAINFDSDVVDRVFPAAKDSDRIEISCRCFEDAQTLVVKDQWLKKQEKNWRLEGNCPQSPYYSFVEPGVLFVMVVDSSTSPALASWMVIPTEHPARTAIINHGESARLSTSSMIALHGDEGEFCRKVIEEHFPQMFEKADIMQTLPTSGTGMEPDPVGLFKILARAGHSLPSAVADLVDNSLSKGASEIDITFPNPNQGGRWMCIRDNGYGMTPEGLRDAMKIGHQRDYDAADLGKYGYGLKGAAWSQADRLTVVSRSAAGPESVLTWDKEHLERTRRWDIIEAPVEEKYTAVVRLGASGTAVLLTRMRPPIEAPKVKGVDPYSQELASVRDHLELVFHRFLEGAVRGRQRVIIRLNGKALQPNNPMAHPLTKPFDHHSIELPGQQEPSTRPIIMVRAHVLPTEAEFNEYHKSLTPEALREARERLTLNGRWNESQGFYFYRLDRLIKWGGWEGLFTKDEHTKLLRVAVDFDRRSDEQLQVDISKQLIRLPVALTDSLMEVLRTPRSHARNRYAKKVSQGSGGGSTPPAGTGSGTGDDVTGKKGTKGPGRTPTVPPQPTKKERSPLRLVEGSAASWVRKTGFTGEHVEISQRIPGLFALAQAISEDIEAQKALSEFLRVLEDVGVVRILDGKPDGQ from the coding sequence ATGAAGTTCACGATCCTGCGTCTGCTCACCCACTCGGAACTCGGCATGTTCCACGAGTACCGTCGGAGCGGGAGGGAAGGCTCGAAGCAACGTGCCATCAACTTCGACTCGGACGTCGTGGACCGCGTATTTCCCGCAGCCAAGGACTCGGACCGTATCGAGATCTCCTGCCGTTGCTTCGAGGATGCGCAGACGCTGGTGGTGAAGGACCAGTGGCTGAAGAAGCAAGAGAAGAACTGGCGCTTGGAGGGGAACTGCCCCCAGAGCCCATACTACAGCTTTGTCGAGCCCGGCGTCCTGTTCGTGATGGTGGTGGACTCGTCGACCAGTCCGGCATTGGCCTCGTGGATGGTCATTCCGACTGAGCATCCGGCCAGGACTGCCATCATCAATCATGGCGAGAGCGCAAGGCTCAGCACGTCCTCCATGATCGCGCTGCATGGTGATGAGGGCGAGTTCTGCCGGAAGGTCATCGAAGAGCACTTCCCCCAGATGTTCGAGAAGGCGGACATCATGCAGACCCTCCCGACCTCCGGCACGGGGATGGAGCCCGACCCCGTAGGCCTGTTCAAGATCCTGGCGCGTGCTGGCCACAGCCTCCCCAGCGCTGTCGCCGATCTCGTGGACAACAGCCTGTCGAAGGGGGCTTCGGAGATCGACATCACCTTCCCCAATCCCAATCAGGGTGGGCGGTGGATGTGCATCCGCGACAATGGGTATGGCATGACGCCCGAGGGTTTGCGCGATGCGATGAAGATCGGCCATCAGCGGGACTATGATGCAGCCGACCTCGGGAAATATGGCTACGGCCTGAAGGGAGCAGCCTGGTCCCAGGCGGACCGGCTCACCGTGGTCTCCAGATCAGCGGCGGGCCCGGAGAGCGTGCTGACATGGGACAAGGAGCACCTGGAGCGTACCCGTCGCTGGGACATCATCGAGGCTCCGGTGGAGGAGAAGTACACCGCCGTCGTCCGGCTCGGGGCATCGGGGACTGCGGTCCTGCTCACTCGGATGCGCCCTCCGATCGAGGCCCCCAAGGTCAAGGGCGTGGACCCCTATTCGCAGGAGCTTGCGTCCGTCCGCGATCATCTGGAACTGGTGTTCCACCGATTCTTGGAGGGGGCTGTTCGCGGTCGGCAGCGAGTCATCATCCGATTGAATGGCAAGGCTCTTCAGCCGAACAATCCGATGGCGCACCCGCTGACCAAGCCATTCGACCATCACAGCATCGAACTTCCTGGACAGCAGGAGCCCTCGACGCGGCCCATCATCATGGTGCGTGCTCACGTGCTGCCGACCGAGGCCGAGTTCAACGAATACCACAAGTCGCTGACACCCGAGGCGCTGCGCGAGGCGAGGGAGCGACTGACGCTGAACGGGCGGTGGAATGAATCCCAGGGCTTCTACTTCTATCGCCTTGATCGACTCATCAAATGGGGGGGATGGGAGGGGTTGTTCACGAAAGACGAACACACCAAGCTTCTTCGCGTGGCGGTGGACTTCGACCGTCGCTCAGATGAGCAGCTTCAGGTCGACATCAGCAAACAGCTCATCCGATTGCCGGTGGCTCTGACTGACAGTCTCATGGAGGTCCTGAGGACTCCTCGGAGCCATGCGAGGAACCGTTATGCCAAGAAGGTGAGTCAAGGGAGTGGCGGAGGTAGTACCCCGCCTGCTGGAACAGGCTCCGGGACAGGAGACGATGTCACCGGAAAGAAGGGAACAAAGGGGCCTGGACGTACGCCGACGGTTCCACCCCAGCCCACCAAGAAGGAACGGTCGCCACTGCGTCTCGTGGAGGGGAGCGCAGCCTCATGGGTGCGCAAGACGGGATTCACAGGCGAGCATGTAGAGATCTCCCAGCGCATCCCTGGGCTGTTCGCGCTTGCTCAGGCGATCTCCGAGGACATCGAGGCGCAGAAAGCGCTTTCGGAGTTCCTCCGCGTGTTGGAGGACGTGGGGGTCGTGCGGATTCTTGATGGCAAGCCTGATGGACAGTGA
- a CDS encoding DNA cytosine methyltransferase, with translation MTTAGSLPGAPLSADDLIRRKLRRIQDGGALRYMDMFSGCGGISLGFLTAGFTPVASVENDPWAAKSHGANFGPRTQGGDRPAHHIPRDATTEDAVSVFADLGLTGTPEDQIDVLVGGPPCQAFARVGRAKLREQAHRRQEATADQAFLVDGRVSLWQRYVHFIRATKPVALLMENVPDILNHGGSNVAELVSKSLVEEGYSVAYTLLNAAWYGVPQTRERMILIGFHRATGIMPRFPSPTHHVDLPSGYTSSKNTARRVIHEEGSEYHRWMADPTRSLSPATTASQALTDLPPLFALDLLKAGQLRRGAKDPSEPVDYISNKPSTPYSRLMREWSGFATQTTTGHVFRYLPRDYKIFAEIDPGWEYPEVHAHVERKISSWLAGRKRRGLSTDARDPDVRDFIALWRIPYDPTKFPNKWWKLDAGKPVRTLMAHLGKDSYSHIHYDSEQARTITVREAARLQSFPDGFVFKGSMNPAFRQIGNAVPPLFAYAIAMGMRESLRAPPVADMRVELLGLPQSHISTTEGSR, from the coding sequence TTGACGACGGCGGGCTCGCTGCCTGGCGCCCCACTCTCTGCCGATGACCTGATTCGAAGGAAGCTTCGCCGCATCCAGGATGGGGGCGCGCTCCGGTACATGGACATGTTCTCGGGCTGCGGTGGCATCTCCCTCGGTTTCCTGACGGCTGGATTCACGCCGGTTGCGTCTGTCGAGAACGACCCGTGGGCCGCGAAGTCGCACGGGGCGAACTTCGGCCCTCGGACTCAGGGCGGAGACCGTCCTGCCCACCACATCCCACGTGATGCCACGACCGAGGACGCAGTCAGCGTGTTCGCCGACCTCGGGCTCACAGGGACTCCCGAGGATCAGATCGACGTCCTGGTTGGAGGCCCTCCTTGCCAGGCATTCGCTCGCGTCGGACGGGCGAAGCTCCGGGAACAGGCGCATCGCCGTCAAGAGGCGACCGCTGACCAGGCGTTCCTGGTGGATGGCCGAGTCAGCTTGTGGCAGCGGTATGTGCACTTCATCCGCGCCACGAAGCCCGTTGCGCTCCTGATGGAGAACGTACCCGACATCCTGAACCATGGCGGCAGCAACGTCGCGGAGCTGGTCTCCAAGAGCCTCGTCGAGGAGGGTTACTCCGTCGCCTACACCCTCCTGAATGCCGCGTGGTACGGGGTGCCGCAGACCCGCGAGCGCATGATCCTCATCGGGTTTCACCGCGCGACGGGCATCATGCCCCGATTCCCGTCGCCGACGCACCATGTGGACCTCCCGTCCGGGTACACGAGCTCGAAGAACACGGCCCGACGAGTGATCCACGAGGAAGGCTCGGAATACCACCGGTGGATGGCGGACCCGACACGGTCCCTGAGCCCGGCGACGACGGCTTCTCAGGCCCTGACAGATCTCCCTCCGCTCTTTGCTCTCGACCTCTTGAAGGCCGGGCAGCTCCGAAGGGGCGCCAAGGACCCCTCAGAGCCAGTGGACTACATCTCGAACAAGCCCTCCACGCCGTACTCGCGGCTGATGCGCGAGTGGAGCGGCTTCGCGACGCAGACCACGACAGGCCATGTCTTCCGCTACCTCCCTCGGGACTACAAGATCTTCGCGGAGATCGACCCGGGCTGGGAGTACCCGGAGGTCCATGCGCATGTAGAGCGCAAGATCTCTTCCTGGCTGGCGGGCCGGAAGCGCCGTGGACTGAGCACGGACGCTCGCGACCCGGATGTCCGCGACTTCATCGCTTTGTGGCGCATCCCGTACGATCCGACGAAGTTCCCGAACAAGTGGTGGAAGCTCGATGCGGGCAAGCCTGTGCGAACCCTGATGGCTCACCTGGGCAAGGATTCATACTCGCATATCCACTACGACTCGGAGCAGGCGCGCACGATCACCGTCCGCGAAGCGGCTCGCCTTCAATCGTTTCCGGACGGCTTCGTGTTCAAGGGGTCGATGAACCCTGCCTTCCGGCAGATAGGGAACGCTGTTCCGCCCCTGTTCGCATATGCCATTGCAATGGGGATGAGAGAGAGTCTCAGGGCCCCCCCGGTCGCTGACATGCGGGTCGAGCTCCTGGGGTTGCCGCAGTCGCACATCTCCACCACCGAAGGCTCACGATGA
- a CDS encoding very short patch repair endonuclease — MATELCRITDGRNSGVSRLGVKCLFRDGMAGRSFPSKACDVPLCARMGWMGLTRSEQMARIRGTDTSPEVTLRRALWSRGLRYRLHTRTPAGRPDVVFPASHVAVFIDGCFWHGCPLHYARPRSREEFWSAKLVANVDRDARQSTLLEAADWNVVRVWEHEVVEDLASAVEFVERVVRGGVCTWSAQRRVRRVTVVDGGLERREIVVLGNASEVVEVDEGPRVTAKARALKKQDGQVPGRNRGKSGHLAG, encoded by the coding sequence ATGGCGACGGAACTATGCCGAATCACGGATGGCCGGAACAGCGGCGTATCTCGCTTAGGCGTGAAATGCCTGTTCCGGGATGGGATGGCAGGTCGGTCCTTTCCAAGCAAGGCGTGTGACGTTCCTTTGTGTGCAAGGATGGGCTGGATGGGGCTCACAAGATCGGAACAGATGGCCCGCATCCGAGGCACAGACACCTCACCCGAGGTCACGCTGCGACGTGCGCTCTGGTCCCGGGGCTTGCGATACCGCCTTCACACACGGACTCCCGCAGGTAGACCCGATGTCGTCTTCCCGGCCAGTCACGTCGCGGTGTTCATCGATGGCTGCTTCTGGCATGGATGTCCGCTTCACTACGCACGTCCTCGCTCCCGCGAGGAGTTCTGGTCGGCCAAACTGGTGGCCAACGTCGACCGTGATGCGCGCCAGTCCACGCTGCTCGAAGCCGCGGATTGGAATGTGGTGCGAGTCTGGGAGCATGAGGTCGTCGAGGACCTGGCCAGCGCAGTCGAGTTCGTCGAACGCGTTGTGCGGGGCGGCGTCTGTACGTGGTCGGCCCAGCGCCGCGTGCGGCGCGTCACCGTGGTCGATGGCGGCCTGGAGCGTCGTGAGATCGTCGTTCTGGGCAATGCCTCCGAGGTGGTCGAGGTGGACGAGGGGCCACGCGTGACGGCCAAGGCCCGTGCCCTCAAGAAGCAGGACGGGCAGGTCCCGGGGAGGAATCGGGGGAAGTCCGGTCATCTTGCCGGTTGA
- a CDS encoding MBL fold metallo-hydrolase — translation MTQSLYRLADFMLAEPLVHDWQAWWMTVAPVPASLHLHTYQVPLLKAYLQTPDFHAKAAKDPLLSGTSFVGIPAARAGEVKALLQRMQEEQAERIKLAEAVEEFQSWLLAEAKGQSLEPLYERVPEPLKGRVELSYDYYNRPFVRVLEGLAYRSRYHKPELQTLRLSRHEADNARPSLLSTPRLREPGHIELRVPFADARLDALFHLDLEPKPLGYIRDLLGPSVKSDEEVLPLLSDAPVPAAEPWNGPGLRVRYVGHACVLVEWKGVSILLDAVVAPRTVQGGAPRISFQDLPRHIDYLLITHSHPDHLDIETLLRLRHRVGHLVVPRASGLLLGDYSPKLLARSLGFQRVLEPEFLESIPLPDGELLAAPFLGEHGDLGHAKSSWIIRTGKHQMLFAADSTCIDEHLYRNLRDAVGDLHAVFMNTEIEGAPHTWMLEALFPKKRDRKMEKNRRCRGSNVPEGLRLLELVGARRLYNYAMGLEPWVEHIIGPPATPETPRMKESDKLLAECKARGVDATRLQGSTTFHLDV, via the coding sequence ATGACACAATCCCTCTACCGGCTCGCGGACTTCATGCTCGCCGAGCCGCTCGTCCATGATTGGCAGGCCTGGTGGATGACGGTCGCCCCCGTCCCCGCCAGCCTGCACCTCCACACGTATCAAGTGCCGCTGCTCAAGGCGTACCTGCAGACGCCGGACTTCCACGCCAAGGCGGCGAAGGATCCGCTGCTCAGCGGGACGTCGTTCGTGGGGATTCCGGCGGCGCGCGCGGGTGAGGTGAAGGCGCTCCTCCAGCGGATGCAGGAGGAACAGGCGGAGCGCATCAAGCTGGCCGAGGCGGTCGAGGAGTTCCAGTCGTGGCTCCTCGCGGAGGCCAAGGGCCAATCGCTGGAGCCCCTCTATGAGCGTGTCCCCGAGCCCCTCAAGGGCCGGGTCGAGCTGAGCTACGACTACTACAACCGGCCCTTCGTGCGCGTGCTGGAGGGACTGGCGTACCGCTCGCGCTACCACAAGCCGGAGCTCCAGACGCTTCGACTGTCGCGGCACGAAGCCGACAACGCCCGCCCCTCCCTGCTGTCCACGCCCCGGCTGCGTGAGCCCGGACACATCGAGCTGCGCGTGCCCTTCGCCGACGCCCGCCTGGACGCGCTCTTCCACCTGGACCTGGAGCCCAAGCCCCTGGGCTACATCCGAGACCTCCTGGGCCCCTCGGTGAAGAGCGACGAGGAGGTGCTGCCCCTGCTCTCCGACGCGCCCGTGCCCGCCGCCGAGCCCTGGAATGGCCCCGGCCTCCGCGTGCGCTACGTGGGCCACGCCTGCGTGCTCGTGGAGTGGAAGGGCGTGAGCATCCTCCTGGACGCCGTGGTGGCGCCGCGCACCGTGCAAGGTGGCGCGCCGCGCATCTCCTTCCAGGACCTGCCGCGCCACATCGACTACCTCCTCATCACCCACAGCCACCCGGACCACCTGGACATCGAGACGCTGCTGCGCCTGCGCCACCGCGTAGGCCACCTGGTGGTGCCCCGCGCCAGTGGCCTGCTGCTGGGCGACTACTCCCCCAAGCTGCTGGCCCGCTCCCTGGGCTTCCAGCGGGTGCTGGAGCCCGAGTTCCTGGAGTCCATTCCCCTGCCCGACGGCGAGTTGCTCGCGGCGCCCTTCCTCGGCGAGCACGGCGACCTGGGGCACGCCAAGTCGTCGTGGATCATCCGCACCGGCAAGCACCAGATGCTCTTCGCGGCCGACTCCACCTGCATCGACGAGCACCTCTACCGCAACCTCCGCGACGCGGTGGGCGACCTCCACGCGGTCTTCATGAACACGGAGATCGAGGGCGCGCCACATACCTGGATGCTGGAGGCCCTCTTCCCCAAGAAGCGCGACCGCAAGATGGAGAAGAACCGGCGCTGCCGAGGCAGCAACGTGCCGGAGGGACTGCGGCTGCTGGAGCTGGTCGGGGCCCGGCGCCTCTACAACTACGCCATGGGGCTGGAGCCCTGGGTCGAGCACATCATCGGACCGCCCGCCACGCCGGAGACACCGCGAATGAAGGAGTCCGACAAGCTCCTGGCCGAGTGCAAGGCCCGGGGCGTGGACGCGACGCGGCTGCAGGGCTCCACCACGTTCCACCTCGACGTCTGA